The window GCGCGGCCTGTGTCCGGATCGGTCCCGGATCCAGGCCATGGAGAGACGACTGGCGGTCTCATTGACCGTCGCCCTGCGTGGATTCGAGCAGGTGCGGGTGGTCCTTGAACCGATTAACCGCTACGAGACGCCGTTGCTGAACACCGTCGCCTCAGCGCTGGGCTTTCTCGACCGGCTTGGGTTGGATCAGGTTGGACTGCTGCTGGACACTTTTCATATGAACATAGAAGAGCCTTCACTGCCGGACAGCATCCGCATGGCCGGTGATCGCCTCTTTCATTTTCATCTGGCGGATTCCAATCGCTGGCACCCGGGAGCAGGCCATATCGATTTTCCTGTTTTGGTGAAAACGTTGGAGGAGATCGGTTATAGAAATTATCTCTCCGCAGAGATATTGCCGATGCCGAATGCGGATGCGGCGGCTGAAAACACCATCCGTTATATGCGTCGGCTGGTGCCGGCCATGTGAAGGCCGTGTGTAGGGGTCACGGCCGCCATGATGACACGACCAACCCTGTCACTTACTTTGATTGAAAATCAAGCAGCAAGGAGCTGATCATGAAAACGATGCAGGCTTTGGTGTTTAAAAAAATTGGGAAAATAGAACCGGAAACGCTGCCGATGCCCGCACTGCAGGAACCAACCGACGTGCTCATCAAGGTGGCGGCCTGCGGCATCTGTGGATCGGATATCAAAATTCTCGAGGGCAAACACGCCTACAAGGAGAACACGGTTCTGGGCCACGAATTCTGTGGAACGGTTGTAGAGATCGGTCCGGCGGTTCACTCTCTGCAAGTGGGAGATCGCATTGCCATTGACAACAATCCGCGCTGCGGCGTCTGCGATTACTGCCGCATGGGTTTCAGCAGTCAGTGCGAGTGGATCAAAGAGCGCACCATCGGCATTTTCAAGAATGGCGGTTATGCTGAATACGCCGTGGCGCCGGAGAGCGTGTGCTACAAACTGCCGGAGAGCATGGACGACATCACCGCCACCCAGGTGGAGACGCTGGGCACGGTAATGAACGGCATGAACACCGTGCAGATGCAGCCATGGGATTCGGTGCTGGTGCTGGGCTGCGGCCCCATCGGCTACCTGTTCACGTCACTGGCGAAAAACATCGCTGCCGAGGTCATGGTCACCGAGATCGATCCGTTTCGATTGAACATCGCCAAACAGCTGGATGTGCCGGCGTTGAATCCGAACGAGACCGATCTGGCCAAGGAGATCAAGGAGCGCACGAACGGTAAAGGGGTGGACATCGTCATCGATGCCGTGGGCACGCAGCTCGGCGAGGCGCTGAAATATGTCACCGCCGGCGGCAAGATCCTCGCTTTCGGAATGGACGACAGCGCGCAGGTCACCGTGACCCCCTATCAGATTACTCGTCGTGCGGTCAAGATTCTGGGCACCTATATCGGACAGAACACCATGCTGCCGTCCATCAAGATCCTCAAATCCGGCAAGATCAACCTCAAGCCGTTTTTCACCGAAACCATCCAACTGCCACAGGGGGTGGAGGCGTTTGCCAAATTGGGCCTGGATCTAAAGACCATGCAGCATGTACCGAAAAAAGCCCTCAAGATCGTGCTGAAACCCTAAGCCGGGAACTTCCGGCGATCTGACGATCCTGAAAACATAAACCCCGGTGTTGTCGTCGTTACTGCAACAGCACCGGGGTTTTTCTGTTGGTGTCGAAGAGTTATCCCTTGGTTGAGAGCAAATCAGCCGCAGCTCTTATCCGCTTTGGCTAACAGGAACATGGTCTTGTTGGGCGTGCTGAAGGTCAGCGCTTTCATCCACTCCTTGGCTGCCCCTGATCGCAGCTCTTTGATCCACGTTTTGAAAAAGCCGTTATCCGCGGTTTTGAGGATCTTTAGACCGCAGCGGTCAAAATAGTTTTTCATCGACCCTGCGGTTAAGGTGTGGGGATGGCCCGGGTCGATTCGCATACCTTCTGCCAACAGACGGATCCATTTTCCCCAGGCCGTGTATTTGTTTACCCGCAGATAGATTTTCCCGTCCTTCGTCAGCACTCTGTGCATCTCTTTGAGCGCCGCTGACACATCCTCGCAATGGTCCAGAACATTATCACAGATCACCAGATCAAATTGATGGTCTTCAAAGGGAAGGCATTCCGCTTTCG is drawn from bacterium and contains these coding sequences:
- a CDS encoding sugar phosphate isomerase/epimerase, with the protein product MKLSIVLSTQPASFSALAYKGELEKNLAKIHALGYDGVELAVRDPALLNLDELRTLLSRHQLPVAAIGTGQAFGEDGLSLTHADDSVRRKAIQRLRSQLALAQSLNAVVIVGLLRGLCPDRSRIQAMERRLAVSLTVALRGFEQVRVVLEPINRYETPLLNTVASALGFLDRLGLDQVGLLLDTFHMNIEEPSLPDSIRMAGDRLFHFHLADSNRWHPGAGHIDFPVLVKTLEEIGYRNYLSAEILPMPNADAAAENTIRYMRRLVPAM
- a CDS encoding class I SAM-dependent methyltransferase is translated as MDRERWRLAQHYEKEWWLSRQDHIDFDFYRAYAVDLIEQLKPVMPIGPATSVLEIGSGAGGIITFLNADERHAIDPLEDFYSSVPAFQAQRDPRVHYQKAKAECLPFEDHQFDLVICDNVLDHCEDVSAALKEMHRVLTKDGKIYLRVNKYTAWGKWIRLLAEGMRIDPGHPHTLTAGSMKNYFDRCGLKILKTADNGFFKTWIKELRSGAAKEWMKALTFSTPNKTMFLLAKADKSCG
- a CDS encoding alcohol dehydrogenase catalytic domain-containing protein, which translates into the protein MKTMQALVFKKIGKIEPETLPMPALQEPTDVLIKVAACGICGSDIKILEGKHAYKENTVLGHEFCGTVVEIGPAVHSLQVGDRIAIDNNPRCGVCDYCRMGFSSQCEWIKERTIGIFKNGGYAEYAVAPESVCYKLPESMDDITATQVETLGTVMNGMNTVQMQPWDSVLVLGCGPIGYLFTSLAKNIAAEVMVTEIDPFRLNIAKQLDVPALNPNETDLAKEIKERTNGKGVDIVIDAVGTQLGEALKYVTAGGKILAFGMDDSAQVTVTPYQITRRAVKILGTYIGQNTMLPSIKILKSGKINLKPFFTETIQLPQGVEAFAKLGLDLKTMQHVPKKALKIVLKP